In Nocardia sp. NBC_00403, the DNA window GAGCCCGGCGGCGCTTCGGTCCTGCTGGCGGCGCGCGAAGCGTTCCTGCACGGCGTACATGTCACAGCGGCCATCGCCGCTATTGCCGCACTGACGATTTCGGTGGTCGCGATGGTTCGGCTGCGTCACATTCCACCCGGTACACTCGAACAGGACTGACCCGGTCAGGTGCGCAGATCCTGGGCTAGCACCGCAATGGCTTCGGTGAGCCGAGCGCCGTCGGGCAGATTCTTGCCACGGGTGATCATCCACAGCACACCTAACCCCTGGGTGAGAACGAAATACAGCTCCGCGATCGCCCGGGCGACGTCCTGATCCAGTTCGGGATGTGCCTCCTGGAGCGCATGCGTGATGTCGGCGTAAGCACCGGTGAGGCTGTCGGTCATGAATTCCTGCGACTCTGGTGAGCGCGTGACGCGCAACAGGTTCTCCAGACTGGCCAGCATCCCCTCACGATTGTTCTCGAACACCTCCGCCATGCCGTCCCACATCTGAGCGAACGCCTCTAGCAGCGGTTTGCCGCTCGTGGCGCCGATCAGCGCCTCCATGCTGTCGCCGATGTCACTGCCGAGCGCCTCCGTCAGCGCCTCGGTGATCAGTCGCTCCTTGGAGCCGAAGTGGTAGCCGATCGCGGCCAGACTCACCCCCGCCGCCGAAGCGATATCCCGCGCGGTGGTCTTCGCAACACCGCGTTCCAAGATGGCCTTACGTGCTCCCGCCAGTAGATCTTCTCGATTTCCCATGCCTCTCACCATACAACGTCTAAGACACACGTACTAGACAGTCGTGCCAAAGATGTGTTAGACATTCGTCTGACACAAATGTCCTCAGAAGGGATCGGGATTATGAGCACCACCCGCACACTCCACGTCCTTGTCAGCGGTGGCGGAATCGCAGGCAACGCGGTGGCACTGCAATTGCTGCGCGCGGGCATCCGCACCACCATTGTGGAGCGGGCCCCCGAGCCGCGACCCGGCGGCCAGGCCGTCGACCTTCGCGGACCCAGCCGCGAGGTGGCCGAGCGAATGGGATTGATGCCGGGCATCCGCAAATACCAGCTCGATGAGCGCGGCATGGCCTATGTCGACAGGAACGGCCAGGAATACGCCAGGATGCCCGCCGAAATGTTCGACGGCAAAGGCCCGGTCGCCGAAATCGAGATCACTCGCGGCGATCTGAACCAGGTGCTGCTCACCGAACTCGCCACTGCGGGAGGCGAACTCGACTACCGCTACGCGGAGTGGATCGAGGGCCTGGAGCAGAACGACACGGGCGTCGAGGTCACCTTCGGGTCGGGCGCCACCGAAGGCTTCGATCTAGTCATCGGCGCGGACGGTGTGCACTCGGCAACACGTGGGCTGGCATTCGGTCCGGAAGAACAGTTCGCGACATACCTCGGCGGCTACATGTCCTTCTTCACCATGCCGACGCCCGCCGGTTCCGAGCCCGGCTGGTTCAAGATGCACACGATCCCCCGCGCCGCGGTCGCGATCCGTCCCGACGCCGAGCCCACCACCTCGAAGGCGATCATCACCCTGCGCACCGACGCCGATCCGGCACTGCGTCGCGATGTCGGCGCGCAGCAGCAGCTCATCCGGGGCATGCTCGCCGAGGCAGGCTGGGAGGCCCCGGCGGTGCTCGCCGCGATGGCAACAACGCCGGACTTCTATTTCGACGAGCTGGCTCGCGTCGATATGCCGACCCTGGCGGCAGGACGGGTCACGCTACTCGGTGACGCCGGCTTCTGCGGCTCCCCGATGACCGGCATGGGCACCGCGATGGCCATCGTCGGCGCCTACGTGCTCGCCGGCGAAATCGCCGCCACCCCAGACGATCTCACCGGCGCGCTGGCCCGCTACGAGAACATCGTCACGCCGTTTCTCGCCAAGGCCAAGGACCTGCCCGGCGGCGGCATCAAGATCATGCTGCCCAACTCGCGCCTTGGCACCCGGATGGTCCGCGCCAGCATGAAGCTGATGACCTCACGACTGTTCCGACCGGTGATGATGAAGATGATGACCGACACCGACGACTTCGAGCTGCCCACATACTGAGCCTCGACCCGGACGGTGCGACGCCGCTCGCTACGCTCGCAGTGTGCGGCAGCAGATCATCATGGACGTCGATACCGGGATCGATGATTCCCTCGCGCTGCTCTATTTGCTGGCTTCCCCGGACGCCGACATCGTCGGCATCGCCGCTACCGCAGGCAATGTGCCCGCACCGCGGGTGGCGGCGAACAATCTCGCGTGGCTGGATGTGTGCCGGGCGCCCGACATCGAAGTCGCGCTCGGCGCTGCCGAGCCCCTGGCCATCCCACTGCGCACCACCGAGGACACGCACGGGCCGCATGGGGTCGGCTACGCGGAACTGCCGGAATCCGCACGTTCGCTTTCGCGCCGGTCGGCCGCCCAGATGTGGGTCGAGCTGGTACGCGAGCGCCCCGGGCAGATCGTCGGCCTGTGCACCGGACCGCTGACCAATCTCGCGCTCGCCCTTCGCGTCGAGCCCGAGTTGCCCCGGCTGCTGCAACGACTGGTCATCATGGGCGGCGCATTCAACCATCCCGGCAATACGACGCCGACCAACGAATGGAACGTGCACGTCGACCCGGAGGCTGCCAAGGAGGTCTTCGATGCCTTCTCGGCCGCGCCGCCCGACCGCCGACCGATCGTGTGCGCGCTCGATGTCACCGAGACCATCGAGATGTATCCCGTCCACCTTGAGCTGCTGGCCGAACGCGCGGGCAGCCTGCCGGTCGAGCAAGTGTCGGACACCGATTCGCCCGAGGCTCGCTCCGGCACGAGCAACCCCATCGTCCGCCACCTGACCGACGCGGTGCGGTTCTACTTCGACTTCCACCGCACCTATGACCAGGGGTACCTGGCACATATGCACGACCCGTTCGCGGCGGCGATCGCCCTCGACCCCGCGCTCGCCGCCACCCGTCCGGCAACGGTCGATGTCGAACTGATCGGAACGCTCACCCGGGCAACCACGGTGGCCGATTGGGCCGGGATGTGGGGCCGGGAACCCAACGCCGACATCGTGATCGGCACCGATCCCGCGGCATTCTTCGAACGAATGATCACCAGGATCGGCGACTTCGCCCGAGCCGTTTACCCGCCAGCGACACCTGAGGATGCGTGATGATCGGCGACAGCAACGACGACAATTCCTATCTCGCCGATTTCCGCACCCGGCTGGACCTGCCCGGAATCATCGACGTGCACACACATTTCATGCCGGAGCAGGTGATGCGCAAGGTGTGGGCATACTTCGATTCCGCGGGTCCGTTGACCGGCAAACCATGGCCGATCGCCTACCGCGACGACGAGCAGGTCCGACTCAAAACGTTGCGCGGCTTCGGTGTTCGCGCCTTTACCTCGCTGGTGTACCCACACAAACCGGATATGGCGGCGTGGCTCAATGAATGGACCGCCGACTTCGCCGAACGGACCCCGGACTGCTTGCACACCGCGACCTTCTACCCCGAACACCACGCCGCGAGCTACGTCGAGGCGGCCATCGAGCGCGGCGTCCGGGTATTCAAGGTGCACATCCAGGTCGGCGACTTTCATCCCGCCGATCCCTTGCTCAATCCGGTTTGGGGGCTGATCGAGGACGCACAGATCCCGGTCCTGATCCATTGCGGTTCCGGGCCCGCGCCCGGGGGATACACCGGACCCGAACCCATAGCCACACTGCTGCAACGTTTCCCGCGGCTGCAGCTGATCATCGCCCACATGGGCACAACAGAGTATTCCGAATTCCTTGATCTGGCACAGGATTACGCCGGCATCCGCCTCGACACCACCATGGTGTGGACCGATTTCAGCGAGGCCGATTCACCCTTTCCCACCACCGAACGCGGCAGGCTGCACGACTTCGGTGACCGCATCCTCTTCGGCAGTGACTTCCCGAATATCCCCTACCCTTACGGTCATTCGATCTATGCGCTGGAGCGGCTCGAACTCGGCGACACCTGGCTGCAGCAGGTCTGCTATCGAAACGCCGGCCTGCTCTTCCGGATCGAATGACCGTCGAAGTCGTCAGACAGATGCGACGGTGAACCTGGTCCTGGAGTGCGCCGGACGCTCGGCCTCATCGAGTAGCGCGACCGCGAAATCCTCCATGGAGATCGTCGAGATCCCCTCCGCGCCTGCGAGCAGTTCGTCGGCGCCGAGCCGGTAGGCGCCGGTTCGCTGCCCCGGCACCAGTTCGGCGGGCGGGCTCACGTAGGTCCAGTCCGCGTCGGCGTCGGCGCGGCAGATCGCCAGCTGATCGGCGCACGCCAGCGCGATCGGCTGCAGCTCGGCCGGGAAATCGGGGATCTCGTGCAGCATCGCACCATCGGCGCCCGGCACGGTCAGGGTGGATGCGCCCCCGACGACCAGCAATCGAACGCCGGTCCGCGCCGAACCGGCCAACAGCACCGTGGTGAGCGCGGGCAGTTCGTGTTCACGACCCGACGCCGGTCGCGTCGCGGTGATAATCACATCCGCTGCGGCACCGAGCATCTCGACGTCGGCCGGATTCGAGGCATCGCCGGTGCGGAGCTCCGCTCCGGAAGGCACCGCTGCCGCGCGCGCAGGGTCACGAACCACCGCGACAACCTCATGACCTCGCGCGAGCGCCTCGGCCACCACCCGGCTACCCACGTCACCCGCCGCGCCGAACACTGTGATGCGCATGATGTCTGCCTCCTCCGGGCCATTGCCCGCCGGGATTACTTAGCCCTAAGAAACATAGCTTAGCGATAAGCAAAATCTCTATGAGATAATTCACCACTGAGATATTCGCTAGGCTGCAGAGGTGGCCGATCATGTCGAACAGGTGCTCATGCAGTGGCAAGCACAACGCCCTGACCTGGACGTCTCCCCGATGGCAGTCTTCGGACGGCTCAGCAGGCTTTCCCAATTGGCCGGCGCCGAACTGCGCAAAACCTTTGCCACACACGGACTCGACGCCGCATCGTTCGATGTGCTCGCCACGCTGCGCCGCAACGATCCCCCACACTGCCTGACCCCCACCGAGCTCATGCGCTCCGCCATGGTGACCTCCGGCGCCATCACCCAACGCCTGGACCGCCTGGAGGAGCGCGGCCTGGTGAGCCGCGCCCGCAATGAGCACGACGGCCGCGGCATCCTGGTGACACTCACCGAGGCCGGGCGCGAACTCATCGACGCCGCGCTCCCCGACCACCTGGCGACCGAAAAACGACTACTGACGCCGCTGTCCGACGCCCAACGCGATGCGCTCGCCGAAACGCTGCGCACACTGCTCGAAACCTTCGGCGATACCGCCTGATTCGGCACGCGCCACCGGGTTCACGGTGGTGGCCGGATTGCTCAGTCGGCCAAGTCGACCCGAATCGTCAGCAGATTGGTGCCGAAGGCGCGGACCATCGTGCTGTTCATGCGCGGCAGCGTGGCGAGTCGAGCAACGGCGTCATCCTCGGGCATCAGGTGTGCGATGCCGTCGTGCCAATGGTTCTTGATGCGCACGCGCACAGCGGGTTTCGCCTTGATGTTACGGACATAGTCGGATTGGTCGCCATGATTGGAGACCATCCAGAAGGTCGCGCCCACCTTCTTCCCGCCCACCGGCGTACGGCGTGGCGCACCAGACTTGCGTCCGGTTGTCTCCAGCAGGATCTGGTCCCGCATCCGGGTGGTGATCGGGTTGGCGAGGCGACGATGGAAGGCGTGATCGAGCCGAAGACGCCACGAATTCGAAGTCTGGGAAGTCATGATTCGAGCATTGTCGAGACTGACAGTCTCGTCAAGCTAGAATATCTGCATGCCCGAAACGACGAGCACCCGCACGCACACCGGATCACGCCGCAATGAAGCGGCACGCGAGGCAATCCTCACCGCGGCCGCCGAACTGTTGTCCGAGCACGGGAGTTCGGGCGTCACCATCAACCGCATCGCCGCGCACGCCGAGGTCGGCAGGCAGACCATCTATCGCTGGTGGCCCTCCAAGGACGCGGTGTTGCTCGACGCGCTGGTCCATTCGGCCCAGCAGGCGGTGCCGATCCCGGATACCGGCGCCCTCGGCAGCGATCTCGATCTCTTCCTGCGCGAGACCTTCGCCGCGGCCGGGATCGAGCGCAACCGCCAGGCGTTGATCGCGGCAGTCATTGCCGCCCAGGATGATTCAGATCTCGAACAGTCGCTGCACGAGTTCCTGGCCCGCCGCCGCGCCGTCCTCGCCGAGGTGATCGAACGCAGCAAGTCCCGCGGTGACATCCCCCCGCACGCCGCTGTCGAGCCGGTCGTAGAACAAGCTTTCGGTGTGCTCTGGTACCGAATCCTGTTCCAGCCGACCGCGCTACACGCCGCGGCGGCGAGCGAACTCGCCACCGCGCTGACCACCCAGCTGCGTGCAGAGCGGGGTTTGGTTCACTCAGAGGCATGAGCGATCTTTTCGTCAAGATCTGCGGCCTGCGCACCGAACAGGATGTGGACACCGCGGTGGCGGCCGGGGCCGACGCGATCGGCTTCGTTTTCGCGGCGAGTCCACGACAGGTCGACGCAGCGACCGCCCGCCGACTCGCGCAGCGCGTGCCCGCGCAGGTGCTGACCGTCGGGGTCTTCCGCGGCCAGTCCGTCGACGAGGTCGTGCAGGCGACCCGAGACAGCGGAATCCGCGCCGTCCAATTTCACGGCGACGAGGGCCCGGAGTACTACGTGGCGCTGCGCGCGCCCGGCCGCACCCTCATCCGCGCCACCGCCGCCACCCAGGTGCCCGTCCGATGCGGCGAGCTCGGCGAAGACCTCCTGCTCCTCGACGCGCC includes these proteins:
- a CDS encoding TetR/AcrR family transcriptional regulator, whose protein sequence is MGNREDLLAGARKAILERGVAKTTARDIASAAGVSLAAIGYHFGSKERLITEALTEALGSDIGDSMEALIGATSGKPLLEAFAQMWDGMAEVFENNREGMLASLENLLRVTRSPESQEFMTDSLTGAYADITHALQEAHPELDQDVARAIAELYFVLTQGLGVLWMITRGKNLPDGARLTEAIAVLAQDLRT
- a CDS encoding FAD-dependent monooxygenase, yielding MSTTRTLHVLVSGGGIAGNAVALQLLRAGIRTTIVERAPEPRPGGQAVDLRGPSREVAERMGLMPGIRKYQLDERGMAYVDRNGQEYARMPAEMFDGKGPVAEIEITRGDLNQVLLTELATAGGELDYRYAEWIEGLEQNDTGVEVTFGSGATEGFDLVIGADGVHSATRGLAFGPEEQFATYLGGYMSFFTMPTPAGSEPGWFKMHTIPRAAVAIRPDAEPTTSKAIITLRTDADPALRRDVGAQQQLIRGMLAEAGWEAPAVLAAMATTPDFYFDELARVDMPTLAAGRVTLLGDAGFCGSPMTGMGTAMAIVGAYVLAGEIAATPDDLTGALARYENIVTPFLAKAKDLPGGGIKIMLPNSRLGTRMVRASMKLMTSRLFRPVMMKMMTDTDDFELPTY
- a CDS encoding nucleoside hydrolase, with the protein product MDVDTGIDDSLALLYLLASPDADIVGIAATAGNVPAPRVAANNLAWLDVCRAPDIEVALGAAEPLAIPLRTTEDTHGPHGVGYAELPESARSLSRRSAAQMWVELVRERPGQIVGLCTGPLTNLALALRVEPELPRLLQRLVIMGGAFNHPGNTTPTNEWNVHVDPEAAKEVFDAFSAAPPDRRPIVCALDVTETIEMYPVHLELLAERAGSLPVEQVSDTDSPEARSGTSNPIVRHLTDAVRFYFDFHRTYDQGYLAHMHDPFAAAIALDPALAATRPATVDVELIGTLTRATTVADWAGMWGREPNADIVIGTDPAAFFERMITRIGDFARAVYPPATPEDA
- a CDS encoding amidohydrolase family protein — its product is MIGDSNDDNSYLADFRTRLDLPGIIDVHTHFMPEQVMRKVWAYFDSAGPLTGKPWPIAYRDDEQVRLKTLRGFGVRAFTSLVYPHKPDMAAWLNEWTADFAERTPDCLHTATFYPEHHAASYVEAAIERGVRVFKVHIQVGDFHPADPLLNPVWGLIEDAQIPVLIHCGSGPAPGGYTGPEPIATLLQRFPRLQLIIAHMGTTEYSEFLDLAQDYAGIRLDTTMVWTDFSEADSPFPTTERGRLHDFGDRILFGSDFPNIPYPYGHSIYALERLELGDTWLQQVCYRNAGLLFRIE
- a CDS encoding NAD(P)-dependent oxidoreductase, with translation MRITVFGAAGDVGSRVVAEALARGHEVVAVVRDPARAAAVPSGAELRTGDASNPADVEMLGAAADVIITATRPASGREHELPALTTVLLAGSARTGVRLLVVGGASTLTVPGADGAMLHEIPDFPAELQPIALACADQLAICRADADADWTYVSPPAELVPGQRTGAYRLGADELLAGAEGISTISMEDFAVALLDEAERPAHSRTRFTVASV
- a CDS encoding MarR family winged helix-turn-helix transcriptional regulator, with amino-acid sequence MADHVEQVLMQWQAQRPDLDVSPMAVFGRLSRLSQLAGAELRKTFATHGLDAASFDVLATLRRNDPPHCLTPTELMRSAMVTSGAITQRLDRLEERGLVSRARNEHDGRGILVTLTEAGRELIDAALPDHLATEKRLLTPLSDAQRDALAETLRTLLETFGDTA
- a CDS encoding nitroreductase/quinone reductase family protein yields the protein MTSQTSNSWRLRLDHAFHRRLANPITTRMRDQILLETTGRKSGAPRRTPVGGKKVGATFWMVSNHGDQSDYVRNIKAKPAVRVRIKNHWHDGIAHLMPEDDAVARLATLPRMNSTMVRAFGTNLLTIRVDLAD
- a CDS encoding TetR/AcrR family transcriptional regulator, with the protein product MPETTSTRTHTGSRRNEAAREAILTAAAELLSEHGSSGVTINRIAAHAEVGRQTIYRWWPSKDAVLLDALVHSAQQAVPIPDTGALGSDLDLFLRETFAAAGIERNRQALIAAVIAAQDDSDLEQSLHEFLARRRAVLAEVIERSKSRGDIPPHAAVEPVVEQAFGVLWYRILFQPTALHAAAASELATALTTQLRAERGLVHSEA
- a CDS encoding phosphoribosylanthranilate isomerase; this encodes MSDLFVKICGLRTEQDVDTAVAAGADAIGFVFAASPRQVDAATARRLAQRVPAQVLTVGVFRGQSVDEVVQATRDSGIRAVQFHGDEGPEYYVALRAPGRTLIRATAATQVPVRCGELGEDLLLLDAPDPGSGRPWNWASPEFTVPTGRWLLAGGLHPGNVRHAAEATGAWGVDVSSGVESERGVKSPDLIRAFLTAARG